A single genomic interval of Flavihumibacter rivuli harbors:
- a CDS encoding DUF1772 domain-containing protein has translation MEQEFAVKRTSRLLILTLLCHGLVTLSLLALSCTVHFGFRNLTDIDYFHAFRQIHSYTIAFPFCALLLGPMILLPTVCFDQYTLGNQFRVPLLLAATIVYYTGIFAFTVFRIFPLQLGLGFNANNIALTNQYLSSRHQIQESWNTWQHIRAASALISLVLTALATFKKPIQQTPSWQSLDKFLS, from the coding sequence ATGGAACAAGAATTTGCTGTCAAGCGAACCAGTCGCTTATTGATCCTTACCCTGCTATGCCATGGATTGGTAACCCTATCCCTGTTGGCACTTAGCTGCACAGTACATTTTGGTTTCCGTAATTTAACTGACATAGACTATTTCCATGCCTTCAGGCAAATTCATTCCTACACCATTGCTTTTCCCTTTTGTGCGCTACTGCTGGGTCCAATGATCCTGTTACCAACAGTTTGTTTTGACCAATACACCCTGGGCAACCAGTTCAGGGTACCCCTTCTGTTGGCAGCAACAATCGTCTATTATACCGGCATCTTTGCCTTTACCGTGTTCCGCATCTTCCCTTTGCAGCTGGGATTAGGTTTCAATGCCAACAATATTGCATTAACGAACCAGTACCTTTCCAGCCGTCACCAAATACAGGAAAGCTGGAACACCTGGCAGCATATCCGCGCAGCTTCAGCCCTGATCAGCCTGGTACTCACTGCCCTCGCCACCTTTAAAAAACCCATCCAACAGACACCCAGCTGGCAAAGCCTCGACAAGTTCCTTTCCTGA
- a CDS encoding carbon-nitrogen hydrolase family protein, whose amino-acid sequence MKIGLVQISSLKGDIAANILKHCNYIEQAAKEGVGMIVFPELSLTNYEPSLAAQLATYPGDKRLAVFQQLSDQHQIIIAVGIPIRSAEGTRIGLVIFQPGKERECYTKQYLHMDEFPYFVAGEKMHYLELKGEKIALAICYELSVIDHITRAHKDGATLYVASVAKTKDGLEHSAIQLPVHASKFNIPILMANSVGPADHFIGAGGSAAWNRKGELYQSLGEEEGLLIINTTEL is encoded by the coding sequence ATGAAAATAGGACTGGTACAGATCAGCTCGCTTAAAGGGGATATAGCAGCCAATATCCTGAAGCATTGCAATTATATTGAACAGGCAGCAAAGGAAGGCGTGGGTATGATCGTTTTTCCTGAACTCTCCCTTACCAATTACGAACCCAGCCTGGCGGCCCAACTGGCAACCTACCCAGGTGACAAACGTTTAGCTGTCTTCCAGCAACTCAGTGACCAACACCAAATCATTATTGCCGTTGGTATACCCATTCGCTCAGCAGAAGGCACCAGGATCGGCCTGGTGATCTTCCAGCCAGGCAAGGAAAGGGAATGCTATACCAAACAATACCTGCACATGGATGAATTCCCTTATTTCGTTGCAGGTGAAAAGATGCACTACCTTGAATTAAAAGGGGAAAAGATCGCTTTGGCCATCTGCTATGAACTCAGCGTCATTGATCATATTACAAGGGCCCATAAGGACGGAGCAACCCTTTATGTTGCCAGTGTCGCAAAGACAAAAGACGGATTGGAACATTCTGCCATCCAGTTGCCGGTGCATGCAAGCAAGTTCAACATACCCATCCTTATGGCCAATTCGGTAGGACCGGCTGATCATTTCATTGGAGCAGGAGGATCGGCCGCATGGAACAGGAAGGGAGAACTATACCAATCCCTTGGTGAAGAAGAAGGCCTGTTGATCATCAACACAACAGAACTATAA
- a CDS encoding TIGR00730 family Rossman fold protein, giving the protein MKCIAIYCGANNGNDPIYLEQASLLGKMLAARGTRIVYGGAKVGLMGAIASAALEEGGEVIGILPDFLQQKELAHQGLTELIMVKTMHERKSLMNDYCDGVIALPGGFGTMDELMEMLTWGQLGLHHKPIGLLNIDGFYEPLMAFADKMVEKGFLKPENRNMLLVSDNIEHLLVLMQEYTAPRVTKWISKEKI; this is encoded by the coding sequence ATGAAATGTATAGCCATTTATTGCGGCGCCAATAACGGCAATGATCCTATTTACCTGGAGCAAGCTAGCCTACTGGGAAAGATGCTCGCAGCAAGAGGCACCAGGATCGTCTATGGCGGTGCAAAAGTTGGACTAATGGGAGCTATTGCCAGTGCGGCTTTAGAGGAAGGCGGCGAAGTAATAGGTATCCTGCCCGATTTCCTGCAGCAGAAGGAATTGGCCCACCAGGGATTGACAGAACTGATCATGGTGAAGACCATGCATGAACGGAAGTCATTGATGAATGATTACTGCGACGGCGTGATAGCCCTTCCCGGTGGGTTTGGAACCATGGATGAACTGATGGAAATGCTCACCTGGGGACAGCTCGGCCTTCACCATAAACCCATAGGCTTATTGAATATTGATGGTTTCTACGAGCCCCTTATGGCCTTCGCGGACAAGATGGTAGAAAAAGGGTTTCTCAAACCGGAGAACCGCAATATGCTTCTGGTTAGTGACAATATCGAACACTTGCTTGTCCTTATGCAGGAATATACTGCACCCAGGGTTACCAAGTGGATCAGTAAAGAAAAAATCTGA
- the chrA gene encoding chromate efflux transporter, with product MGKPSFKQALAFWTKLGFISFGGPAGQIAIMHEYLVTKKKWISESRFMHALNYCMLLPGPEAQQLATYIGWLLHGTRGGLAAGLLFILPSLFILLALSIAYVSFGQLPWVYALFNGLKPAVMAIILQALIKIGKKSLLSPFHLGIAILAFIGIFFFNIPFPLIILATIALAFAGRKLFPQWLGISQQASKKQQQDESAFYINNQTEVPNIGFNPARFWKQVATGILLWLLPFYLLYLLADDFAFWERLSFFFTQAALVTFGGAYAVLPYVAQVTVEKFQWLSRLQMIDGLALGETTPGPLIMVLAFVGFMAGYNYYDHALLPGTLGLLVTTYYTFLPCFLFIFIGAPIIERTKGNNHIRELLAFVTAAVVGVILNLTIYLGKAVIFPDGITWNGLDWMALGWIILSFIALQQFKVNMILWIFVSAVLGWLRWALGMA from the coding sequence ATGGGCAAACCCAGCTTCAAACAAGCTTTAGCCTTCTGGACCAAATTGGGATTCATCAGTTTCGGCGGACCAGCCGGGCAGATCGCCATCATGCATGAATACCTGGTGACCAAAAAGAAATGGATCAGCGAAAGCCGGTTCATGCATGCCCTGAATTATTGCATGTTGCTCCCCGGTCCGGAGGCCCAGCAATTGGCTACTTATATCGGCTGGCTGCTGCATGGCACAAGGGGTGGATTGGCAGCGGGACTGCTCTTTATCCTTCCATCCCTATTTATCTTATTGGCCCTTAGTATTGCCTATGTAAGCTTCGGCCAACTCCCCTGGGTCTATGCCTTGTTCAATGGCCTGAAACCGGCAGTAATGGCTATCATCCTGCAAGCCCTGATCAAGATCGGGAAGAAATCATTGCTTAGCCCATTTCACCTGGGCATAGCTATACTTGCTTTCATAGGTATCTTCTTCTTCAACATTCCCTTCCCCCTGATCATCCTGGCCACCATAGCATTGGCCTTTGCCGGAAGAAAACTATTTCCCCAATGGCTGGGCATCAGTCAGCAGGCTTCTAAAAAACAGCAGCAAGACGAATCGGCATTCTATATCAACAACCAAACAGAGGTTCCGAATATAGGCTTCAACCCGGCCCGCTTCTGGAAACAGGTTGCAACAGGTATCTTATTATGGTTACTTCCTTTCTACCTGCTTTACCTGCTGGCAGATGATTTTGCGTTCTGGGAAAGGCTCAGTTTTTTCTTTACACAAGCGGCGCTGGTGACCTTCGGTGGCGCTTATGCCGTATTGCCTTATGTAGCTCAGGTTACGGTGGAGAAATTCCAGTGGTTATCCAGGCTGCAAATGATCGATGGACTGGCCCTGGGGGAAACCACGCCAGGTCCACTGATCATGGTGCTGGCCTTTGTAGGGTTCATGGCAGGATATAACTACTATGATCATGCGCTTTTACCCGGGACACTTGGATTGCTGGTCACCACTTATTATACCTTCCTTCCCTGCTTCCTCTTCATCTTCATCGGTGCACCTATCATTGAACGGACAAAAGGAAATAACCATATCAGGGAATTGCTGGCCTTTGTGACAGCAGCCGTGGTCGGTGTGATCCTTAACCTCACCATCTACCTGGGAAAGGCAGTGATCTTCCCGGATGGCATCACGTGGAATGGGTTGGACTGGATGGCACTGGGATGGATCATCCTTTCCTTCATTGCATTGCAGCAATTCAAAGTGAACATGATCCTTTGGATCTTCGTAAGTGCTGTCCTGGGTTGGCTGAGATGGGCACTGGGCATGGCCTGA
- a CDS encoding RidA family protein, translating to MKKTILLVLGIGLNALAWAQQAPIKKEKFHFGAPTQQDTAAGYTQAVKVDNLIYVSGTVALDITPEGISFAYRNIEKTLAHYGATMQHVVKENLYTTDIEAMAAYNAARKAFYKGDYPAATWVQISRLFMKEAKLEIEVIAYLPK from the coding sequence ATGAAAAAGACCATCCTACTTGTCTTGGGCATTGGCCTCAATGCACTGGCATGGGCGCAGCAGGCTCCCATCAAAAAAGAGAAATTCCATTTTGGCGCCCCCACCCAACAGGACACGGCAGCCGGTTACACGCAGGCAGTAAAAGTGGACAATCTCATTTATGTTTCGGGAACGGTAGCCCTGGACATTACCCCAGAAGGCATCAGCTTTGCTTACAGGAATATCGAAAAGACCCTGGCCCATTATGGGGCCACCATGCAGCATGTGGTGAAGGAGAACCTTTATACCACGGATATTGAAGCTATGGCGGCATATAATGCAGCAAGGAAGGCTTTTTATAAGGGCGATTATCCGGCAGCCACCTGGGTACAGATCTCCCGTTTGTTCATGAAGGAAGCCAAACTGGAGATCGAGGTGATTGCCTATTTGCCGAAATGA
- a CDS encoding bifunctional YncE family protein/alkaline phosphatase family protein, which produces MSYFLQLATGLGLLLGALPAFAQETTIDNELAARRVKLPNGWQLSPAGRSLPLGDLPLNLALSPSGRYLAATNNGQSVQSIQLIDPKAEKVLHSVVVPKSWYGLAFSPDEKFLYASGGNDNWILKYAVGPDLLNLVDSIPLGKKWPEKISPAGLTVHPKRNELYVVTKDNNSLYVIDLAGKSIKKILPLGAEAYTCVLSADRKFLYISLWGGAQLLEYDVNKQVISRRLAIGNHPNELLLTKDGNRLFVANANDNSVAVVDLKSWTVSEVLNAALYPDAPEGSATNGLALSEDQHTLYVANADNNCLAVFDVEHPGRSHSLGFIPVGWYPTNIKVLGKKLFVSNGKGFTSYANPYGPSPVRKTEAVVYQQGDPSKKQEVQYIGGLMKGTLSIIDMPDAATLARYSKAVYTNTPYSKEGELVATGELGNPIPMKVGDPSPIKHVFYIIKENRTYDQVLADMPGGNGDTSLLLFGERITPNQHQLAREFVLLDNFYVDGEVSADGHNWSLSAGATDYLEKNWPTSYGGRGGTYDAEGTRSIANPTKGFIWDYCKRAGVSYRTYGEFADDYKANIPVLEGHFCPYYTSWDESVRDTTRFYQWKREFDSLLAANAVPQFNSLRFINDHTEGQRLGRPTPFAHVADNDLAVGMFVEYLSKSPIWEKSVVFIVEDDAQNGPDHVDAHRTTAYVAGGYVKRGFIDHTMYSTSSMLRTIELILGLPPMSQYDAAATPMWRCFNKTPDNTVFSSLPANVDLNEKNVANTPSAHLSESFDLSKEDAIPDLVFSEVIWKAVKGEQSVMPAPRRSAFLLVSEKDEEEGEKEEGEKSSKKHRNHKGSDK; this is translated from the coding sequence ATGAGCTACTTCCTTCAACTGGCAACCGGCCTGGGTTTATTGCTGGGTGCCCTTCCTGCATTTGCGCAGGAAACAACGATCGACAATGAACTGGCAGCGCGGAGGGTTAAACTACCCAATGGCTGGCAGCTTTCCCCCGCCGGAAGGTCATTGCCACTGGGGGACCTGCCCTTGAACCTCGCCCTTTCCCCATCGGGGAGATACCTGGCTGCCACCAATAATGGCCAGAGTGTCCAAAGTATCCAATTGATCGACCCTAAGGCAGAAAAGGTCTTGCATTCGGTGGTGGTTCCTAAATCCTGGTACGGACTGGCCTTCTCCCCCGATGAAAAATTCCTTTATGCCAGCGGCGGCAATGATAACTGGATCCTGAAATATGCGGTGGGTCCGGACCTGCTCAACCTGGTCGATAGCATACCCTTAGGAAAGAAATGGCCGGAAAAGATCTCCCCGGCCGGACTAACGGTCCACCCTAAACGCAATGAACTTTATGTGGTTACCAAGGATAACAATAGCCTGTACGTGATCGACCTTGCCGGAAAGTCAATAAAGAAAATTCTGCCTTTAGGTGCTGAAGCCTATACCTGTGTGCTGAGTGCCGACAGGAAATTTCTCTATATCTCCCTCTGGGGTGGTGCGCAGTTGCTCGAATATGATGTGAACAAGCAGGTCATCAGCAGAAGACTTGCTATAGGCAATCACCCTAATGAATTATTGTTAACGAAGGATGGCAACAGGCTGTTTGTGGCCAATGCCAATGATAACAGTGTTGCAGTGGTGGACCTCAAATCATGGACTGTATCGGAAGTATTGAATGCAGCCCTTTATCCCGATGCGCCGGAAGGTTCTGCTACGAATGGCCTGGCCTTATCAGAAGACCAGCATACCCTGTATGTGGCGAATGCCGACAATAACTGCCTGGCCGTATTCGATGTGGAGCATCCGGGCCGGTCCCACTCCTTGGGATTCATTCCTGTCGGCTGGTATCCCACCAATATAAAGGTATTGGGAAAGAAGCTCTTCGTGAGCAATGGAAAAGGCTTTACTTCCTATGCCAATCCTTACGGCCCCAGCCCGGTGCGCAAAACAGAGGCCGTAGTTTACCAGCAAGGTGATCCCTCTAAAAAACAGGAAGTGCAATACATCGGCGGCCTGATGAAAGGAACACTTTCCATCATCGATATGCCAGATGCGGCTACCCTTGCCCGTTATTCCAAAGCTGTTTATACCAATACCCCCTATTCGAAAGAAGGTGAACTGGTGGCTACAGGGGAATTGGGGAATCCCATCCCCATGAAGGTTGGCGATCCTTCGCCCATCAAGCATGTATTCTATATCATCAAGGAGAACCGCACCTATGACCAGGTATTGGCCGATATGCCTGGTGGCAATGGGGATACCAGCCTTTTGTTGTTTGGGGAACGCATTACGCCTAACCAACACCAGCTCGCTCGTGAGTTTGTATTGTTGGATAACTTCTATGTAGATGGTGAGGTTAGTGCCGATGGGCACAACTGGAGCCTGAGCGCCGGGGCAACGGATTACCTCGAGAAGAACTGGCCCACCAGCTATGGCGGCAGGGGTGGCACTTACGATGCGGAAGGCACAAGGTCCATTGCCAACCCGACCAAAGGTTTTATCTGGGACTATTGCAAAAGGGCCGGAGTAAGCTATCGCACCTATGGTGAGTTCGCTGATGACTATAAGGCCAACATTCCTGTATTGGAAGGGCATTTCTGTCCTTATTATACCAGTTGGGACGAGAGTGTAAGGGATACTACCCGGTTCTACCAATGGAAGCGTGAGTTCGACTCCCTGCTGGCAGCCAATGCTGTTCCGCAATTCAACTCCCTCCGCTTCATCAATGATCATACCGAAGGCCAGCGCCTGGGCAGGCCAACACCATTTGCGCATGTGGCAGACAATGACCTGGCAGTGGGGATGTTTGTGGAATACCTTTCCAAAAGCCCGATCTGGGAAAAGTCGGTTGTGTTCATTGTGGAAGATGATGCACAAAATGGTCCCGACCATGTGGATGCCCACCGCACCACTGCCTATGTGGCTGGTGGCTACGTGAAGCGTGGTTTTATCGACCACACCATGTATTCCACTTCGTCAATGCTGCGGACCATCGAGCTGATCCTCGGGTTGCCGCCGATGAGTCAATATGATGCGGCTGCCACACCCATGTGGCGCTGCTTTAACAAGACGCCGGACAATACGGTCTTTAGTTCCCTTCCTGCCAATGTAGACCTGAATGAGAAGAATGTAGCCAATACACCCAGTGCCCACCTGAGCGAAAGTTTTGATCTTTCAAAGGAAGATGCCATCCCTGACCTCGTGTTCAGTGAGGTGATCTGGAAGGCTGTGAAAGGGGAACAGAGCGTGATGCCTGCCCCAAGGAGAAGCGCCTTCCTGTTGGTGAGTGAAAAGGACGAAGAGGAGGGGGAAAAGGAAGAAGGGGAGAAATCATCAAAGAAACACCGCAACCATAAAGGGTCGGATAAATGA
- a CDS encoding TonB-dependent receptor plug domain-containing protein, which yields MSRSFGVVIAMIAPLATAFAQEKKDSAAQPLKEVVVTAHRKSVENLSIPYMVESIGAKTIAAHQPRTTPEALQGLNGVFVQKTNHGGGSPFVRGLTGNQLLILVDGIRLNNSTFRYGPNQYLNTIDAYSIQRIEVAKGTGSVQYGSDAIGGVVQVFSKEPEFSDKGSRWQGNLLGKYMSAGMEQTGRGELSYSSEKLAVGIGLTYRHFGDLVGGDTTGKQSPSGYEEYAFDIKLKWALPDRSTLTFANQFLRQNHVPVYHKVQLERFRNNEMDPQQRLLTYLRWDKKGETKWMRQLSVTASYQDSREGRISSKQGSTVVRKEQDAVSSFGLSADLSSEIARGWSANSGIELYHDIIGSERYDRNEADGTIRPLRALYPDGSTYGNYSIYTLHHFAWKNFSAELGLRYNAFNIRLEDSSLGQVRIQPSALVANAALMYHVNDHHKLFAALGNGYRAPNIDDMGSLGIVDFRYEVPARDLRAEQSINSELGYKFLDGRFSGAASVFHMDLRNLVTRVRVPGDSISGYPVYRKENVEEGYIWGWEAALSYRAGAHWQFSGNMAWQYGQNETRGEPMRRIPPVNGRLLAAYTDDRWSATMEWLFAGKQDRLAKGDREDNRIPQGGTPGWEVLNLYGGYRWRTIQMNAGLLNLFNIDYRTHGSGINGVGRSYWISVQWRW from the coding sequence ATGAGCAGGTCGTTTGGGGTAGTGATAGCCATGATTGCGCCTCTTGCCACAGCGTTCGCGCAGGAGAAGAAGGACTCTGCAGCCCAGCCATTGAAGGAAGTGGTGGTGACCGCTCATAGGAAATCAGTGGAGAACCTGTCCATTCCCTATATGGTGGAAAGTATTGGGGCGAAAACCATCGCTGCCCACCAGCCCCGTACCACACCGGAAGCGCTGCAGGGCCTGAACGGGGTATTTGTACAGAAGACCAACCATGGCGGTGGTTCCCCATTCGTGAGGGGCCTCACCGGTAACCAGTTGCTGATACTGGTGGATGGTATACGCCTGAACAATTCCACCTTCCGTTATGGTCCCAACCAATACCTGAACACCATAGATGCCTATTCGATCCAAAGGATTGAAGTTGCCAAAGGGACAGGCTCTGTCCAGTATGGATCAGATGCAATTGGTGGGGTAGTGCAGGTGTTCAGCAAGGAACCGGAGTTTTCGGATAAGGGTTCCCGTTGGCAGGGTAACCTTCTGGGAAAATACATGTCTGCCGGGATGGAGCAAACCGGAAGGGGAGAGCTGTCTTACAGTAGTGAAAAGCTGGCTGTTGGTATTGGCCTTACCTATCGTCATTTTGGCGACCTGGTGGGAGGGGATACTACGGGTAAGCAATCGCCATCGGGTTATGAGGAATATGCTTTTGATATCAAGCTCAAGTGGGCGCTGCCGGATCGTTCCACCCTCACCTTTGCGAACCAGTTCCTCCGGCAGAACCATGTGCCTGTATACCACAAAGTGCAGCTGGAGCGGTTCCGGAACAACGAAATGGATCCCCAGCAAAGGCTCCTGACCTATTTGCGTTGGGATAAGAAGGGTGAGACCAAATGGATGCGGCAGCTATCCGTAACGGCCTCTTACCAGGATAGCAGGGAAGGAAGGATAAGCAGCAAACAGGGTAGCACAGTAGTGAGAAAGGAGCAGGATGCCGTGAGCTCTTTTGGCCTGTCAGCGGACCTGTCCAGCGAGATCGCCAGGGGTTGGTCGGCCAATTCCGGAATAGAACTCTATCATGATATCATAGGTAGTGAGCGCTATGACCGTAATGAAGCAGATGGCACTATTCGTCCATTGCGCGCCTTGTACCCTGATGGCTCCACCTATGGAAACTATTCGATCTATACCCTGCATCACTTTGCCTGGAAAAACTTTAGCGCTGAACTGGGGCTTCGTTACAATGCCTTCAACATAAGGCTGGAGGATAGTTCCCTCGGGCAAGTCAGGATCCAACCTTCTGCCCTCGTTGCTAATGCGGCATTGATGTACCATGTCAATGATCATCATAAGTTGTTTGCGGCCCTGGGTAATGGGTACCGCGCCCCCAATATTGATGATATGGGTTCATTGGGCATTGTTGATTTCCGTTATGAAGTACCTGCAAGGGACCTTCGTGCAGAACAATCCATCAATTCAGAATTGGGTTACAAGTTCCTGGATGGACGTTTTTCCGGGGCTGCCTCTGTTTTCCATATGGACCTCCGTAACCTGGTCACAAGGGTGAGGGTGCCCGGCGATTCCATCAGTGGTTACCCGGTGTACAGGAAGGAGAATGTGGAAGAGGGATATATCTGGGGATGGGAAGCTGCGCTATCCTATCGCGCAGGGGCCCATTGGCAATTCAGCGGGAATATGGCCTGGCAGTACGGCCAAAATGAGACCCGTGGGGAACCCATGCGTAGGATCCCCCCGGTGAATGGCAGGTTGTTAGCTGCGTATACTGATGACCGTTGGTCGGCCACCATGGAGTGGTTATTTGCGGGAAAGCAGGACCGTTTGGCAAAGGGCGATAGGGAGGATAACAGGATACCCCAAGGAGGCACTCCGGGTTGGGAGGTGTTGAACCTCTATGGTGGCTACCGCTGGCGAACGATCCAAATGAATGCCGGCCTGCTGAATCTTTTCAATATAGATTACCGAACCCATGGTTCGGGCATTAATGGCGTGGGGAGAAGTTATTGGATCTCGGTGCAATGGCGTTGGTGA
- the glgP gene encoding alpha-glucan family phosphorylase — translation MSFPFSHRYAFDDSFKKPVAYFCMEFAIHQSFKIYSGGLGFLAGSHMRSAYDLKQNMVGVGILWKYGYYDQVRKADQTMDVLFQEKVYGFLQETGIRFSIKVNGHPVWVTAYYLAPEIFQTAPMFFLSTDLPENDYLARTICHRLYDANPEARLAAAILLGEGGAKLFEQLDWKPETYHLNESHALPLAFYLYSQYGSLEAFKRHLVFTNHTPESAGNEQSDMRLLGKMGFFNDLSEETVRKITGTTTDTLNHTLAALRLAGIANGVSEQHRLTMCKMWQPDKETCGIRAITNAQHFGYWADKPMYDALLDNDDEALAARKLACKRALFEEVADQNGELYDEHVFTLVFAKRFAGYKRAELLMQDMDRFRKLLGNKRYPIQVIWAGKPYPMDYAAIGSFDRIVHLCKSFSNCAILVGYELKLSKLLKGGADGWLNVPRLRHEASGTSGMTAAMNGAVNIGLPDGWFPEFARDHQNSFVIPPCDTCLHDHEQDDRDAHSLYTLLEETVLPMFYNDRPSWLQLMKQGMRDVVPQFDSARMAREYYEKLYLA, via the coding sequence ATGTCCTTTCCGTTCTCCCATCGTTATGCATTTGATGACTCCTTCAAAAAGCCTGTCGCCTATTTCTGTATGGAATTTGCCATCCACCAGTCGTTCAAGATCTATTCCGGTGGATTGGGATTCCTTGCCGGCTCCCATATGCGTAGCGCCTATGACCTGAAGCAGAATATGGTAGGGGTAGGCATCTTATGGAAATATGGGTATTATGACCAGGTGCGGAAGGCAGACCAGACCATGGATGTGCTTTTCCAGGAAAAAGTATATGGCTTCCTGCAGGAAACGGGCATCCGCTTCTCCATCAAGGTCAATGGGCACCCGGTATGGGTAACGGCCTATTACCTGGCCCCGGAAATTTTCCAGACAGCCCCTATGTTCTTTCTCAGTACAGACCTGCCGGAGAACGACTACCTGGCCAGGACCATCTGTCACCGCCTATATGATGCCAACCCGGAAGCGAGGCTGGCCGCAGCGATCCTCCTGGGTGAGGGCGGCGCCAAGCTTTTTGAGCAACTGGATTGGAAACCCGAAACCTATCACCTCAATGAATCCCACGCCCTCCCCCTTGCCTTCTATCTCTATAGCCAGTATGGAAGCCTCGAAGCCTTTAAGCGCCACCTGGTCTTCACCAACCATACCCCGGAGTCGGCAGGCAATGAGCAATCGGATATGCGCCTGCTCGGCAAGATGGGATTCTTCAATGACCTTTCGGAAGAAACGGTAAGGAAGATCACAGGCACTACAACGGATACACTTAACCATACACTGGCTGCCTTGCGACTGGCGGGAATAGCCAATGGGGTGTCGGAGCAGCACCGGCTCACCATGTGCAAGATGTGGCAGCCCGACAAGGAAACCTGCGGGATCAGGGCTATCACCAATGCGCAGCATTTTGGTTATTGGGCCGATAAGCCTATGTATGATGCCCTGCTGGACAATGATGATGAAGCACTGGCTGCTAGGAAGCTCGCATGCAAGCGGGCCCTTTTTGAGGAAGTGGCAGACCAGAATGGGGAGTTGTATGATGAGCATGTTTTCACCCTGGTCTTTGCCAAGCGATTTGCCGGGTATAAACGCGCGGAGCTCCTGATGCAGGATATGGATCGTTTCAGGAAGCTGTTGGGGAACAAGCGGTATCCCATCCAGGTGATCTGGGCCGGGAAGCCTTACCCGATGGACTATGCTGCCATTGGCAGTTTTGACCGGATCGTTCATCTCTGCAAGTCCTTCAGTAATTGCGCCATCCTGGTAGGCTACGAGCTGAAATTGTCAAAGCTCCTGAAGGGTGGTGCCGATGGCTGGTTGAATGTGCCCCGACTCCGGCATGAAGCTTCGGGTACCAGTGGCATGACGGCTGCCATGAATGGTGCCGTGAATATTGGCCTGCCAGATGGCTGGTTCCCTGAGTTTGCCAGGGACCACCAGAACAGCTTTGTGATCCCGCCCTGCGATACCTGCCTGCACGACCATGAGCAGGATGACCGCGATGCGCACAGTCTTTATACCTTATTGGAAGAGACCGTACTGCCAATGTTTTATAATGACCGCCCGTCCTGGCTGCAATTGATGAAGCAGGGCATGCGCGATGTAGTGCCACAATTCGATAGTGCCCGGATGGCGAGGGAGTATTATGAAAAATTATACCTGGCTTGA